From the Streptomyces sp. NBC_00654 genome, the window GTAGTAGAGGTCGATGACCTCGGTGTTCAGCCTGCGCAGACTGTCCTCGACGGCCTGCCGGACGTACGCGGGGTCATTGCGCACCCCTCGGTAGACCGGGTCGTCGGTCCGCTCGATGCCGAACTTGGTGGCCAGGGTGATCCCGTCGCGGTGCGCGCCGACGAACGGGGCGAGGAACCTCTCGTTGGCCCCGCGCCCGTACACATCGGCGGTGTCGAAGAGCGTGACGCCCGCCTCCAGCGCCGCTTCGAGGGTGTCGCGGGCCGCGCGCTCGTCGGTGTCCCCGTAGAACTCGCTGATGCCCATGCAGCCGAGCCCCTGTACGCCGACCCGCGGTCCGCCGCTGCCGAGCTCCGTGGTCGCGATCCTGTTGTCAGTCATCAGGCACCGGTCCTCTCCGGCGCCCGACGGGCGCCCGCATAGAAGTCGATCTTGTGATCGAGGACGGCGAGGGTGTCCTGGAGCTCCGCGATCCGCGCTGTCACATCACGGCGGGTCGACTCCAGCAGCTCCTGCCGCTCCTCGAAGGTGTGCTCGCCCTCGCGCAGCAGCTCGGCGTACCGGACCATGTCGGCGACCGGCATCCCCGTCAGCCGCAGCTTGCCGACGAAGCTCAGCCAGTCCAGATCGCGGTTGCTGAACCGGCGCTGACCCGTGTGCGAGCGGTCGACGTGCGGCATCAGCCCGATCCGCTCGTACCAGCGCAGCGTGTGCGCCGTGAGCCCGGTGAAGGCGACGACCTCGCTGATGGTGTAGCGGTCCCGGCCCTCGGGGCGCGGGTGCGCCTTCGGGGCAGCCGCGCAGGCGTCCGTCCGTACGGAAGTGCTCTCCATCACCGTCATGACCTCCACGCTAAATCCTTGGAGTGCGCTCTAAGCAAGTGGAGACCATGGACCACGAAGATCCCGAAGGCCCGGGACCCCGAAGGCCCGGGGCTCCGGAGGCCCGGGCGCCGGTTAGGCTCGGGGACATGGAGAGCCTGCGACTCATCGACACCTGGCCGGTCCCCACGGCGGCGGCGGCCGTCGTACGAGCGGACGGCACGGTCCTCGGCTCGCACGGCCCCACCGCGCACCGTTTCCCCCTCGCCTCGGTCACCAAGCCGCTGGCGGCCTACGCGGCGCTCGTGGCCTACGAGGAGGGGGCGGTCGAGCTGGACGAACCGGCGGGCCCCGAGGGCTCCACGGTGCGCCACCTCCTCGCGCACACCAGTGGCCTCGCCTTCGACGAGCACCGGGTGACGGCACCTCCCGGCAACCGGCGGCTGTACTCCAACGCGGGCTTCGAGGTGCTCGGCGACCACATCGCCAAGGCGTCCGGCATCCCGTTCCCGGAGTATCTGCGCCAGGCCGTACTGGAACCGCTCGGCATGACGTCGACGACCCTGGACGGCTCGCCCGCCCGCGACGGCGTCTCGACCGTCGACGACCTGGTCCGCTTCGCCGCCGAGGTCCAGGCCCCCCGCCTCCTGGACCCCCGTACGGTCCTCGAAGCCCAGACCGTCGTCCACCCGGGGCTCAAGGGTGTCCTGCCCGGCTACGGTCACCAGAACCCGAACGACTGGGGCCTCGGCTTCGAGATCCGGGACTCCAAGTCCCCGCACTGGACGGGCACTTCCTCGTCCCCGGCCACCTTCGGCCACTTCGGCCAGTCCGGTACGTTCCTGTGGATCGACCCGGTCGCGGGCGCGGCCTGCGTCGCCCTGGCCGACCGGGCCTTCGGCCCGTGGGCAGCAGAGGTGTGGACCCCGTTCACGGACGCGGTGCTGAGGGAGCTGGCGGCGTAACGGGGGGCAGCGCTCGGCGGGACGG encodes:
- a CDS encoding MerR family transcriptional regulator, which codes for MTVMESTSVRTDACAAAPKAHPRPEGRDRYTISEVVAFTGLTAHTLRWYERIGLMPHVDRSHTGQRRFSNRDLDWLSFVGKLRLTGMPVADMVRYAELLREGEHTFEERQELLESTRRDVTARIAELQDTLAVLDHKIDFYAGARRAPERTGA
- a CDS encoding serine hydrolase — protein: MESLRLIDTWPVPTAAAAVVRADGTVLGSHGPTAHRFPLASVTKPLAAYAALVAYEEGAVELDEPAGPEGSTVRHLLAHTSGLAFDEHRVTAPPGNRRLYSNAGFEVLGDHIAKASGIPFPEYLRQAVLEPLGMTSTTLDGSPARDGVSTVDDLVRFAAEVQAPRLLDPRTVLEAQTVVHPGLKGVLPGYGHQNPNDWGLGFEIRDSKSPHWTGTSSSPATFGHFGQSGTFLWIDPVAGAACVALADRAFGPWAAEVWTPFTDAVLRELAA